The Besnoitia besnoiti strain Bb-Ger1 chromosome IV, whole genome shotgun sequence genome contains a region encoding:
- a CDS encoding hypothetical protein (encoded by transcript BESB_053930), with translation MSKCTYSRAWEMAAPTYFEGHPMRETAPRVQSSQCTSQALTFPAEPGGSRSSSHASQEVKSRRFVSLEGTSDVTCALQRSRVTASSTQGPQTSSDTASPLVRPAAEGDTAFNPLNRSFSFSTSPLECRKFPAFFSLTDGESLADSAEPSPSASHRDDDSERDDFLGSTPYCPSARLSSPCATLGEEATASRDNSPWFGGLDEDQDTSRSASLALVDLGKTLTKDSWDFEARGGSPATVLAVRDIERLAGAARHHLSLVKKAGSDEGRGWAAALHSVHALHRIHSTASAGGRPAAPGSPEATAELFEDLLQTLEAAGETLLQMEKQVAHHVRRAEMFSARLEKAVAHNDSLYAESEQLERRLRDARGEVEALRSRCVALEKKPDYRERFLQSEQDRAALERQVKGLRAQLEDVRVGAQRQQRRNEEIMEEVTGIKKRLQEREEQLLVTKRSLKGVMKNYWHAQEASVAAQALDKSKSRSFFLSGGQRPPPLHASSLASSGAEVASLEGGSPPASSAAGPQKCQKCGHVSMPLLNVEGLRPVGAPSATRDQRGGGSSKEPVGAGSEGGAENARKVSRRKMGVDECLASFASFSTAVDSARGGGPSSHGVEQPFRGEGGVARRGEGPREGEGQGDPARRPGGGRRNPSRVTGPEEAEELARQITSSSSVSCGSFFPCEDASRDSKKKEAGDDECTSPPEESPQSLSGGLCCGCWRENARLRRDDGECAEIPPLAVSLSPPAGSSPVFTPAVSLRASLPPPSSPSAHAPKVVPLSRRYGSVANARGESAWRRLARRSSLLPSYSSACSLPSAPSMILPEPGRASVLSAFASATLSSFPQAVHLRGEQPSPPFQQGVSRSPGDIAEAGDAASGREGGLFAEAAPLASPAYCTDRNQTGDAPREPLLRPSMFEELLQMGHSLTAEEEKLKRTLDDLLSAVAASPVSLEDLASKQLSKDCLLKILKLRQQNAAKNKLSTTCAGGFFSPVLYPLFSVVFNPQKALHSSRPRPTHRQLLLETLKSLPTTLVRCLVPAAYRSDDEETMLRAEAELRGSARSRRSLSSKSGAANDDVALSSALSLLSLLPGGAVWCVVKASAAQLIECCERFFAVNLERKLETHSPTEKQNASPFQKTETSSNSLAVGAEASGPEADYLSRKGEEGKRHRRPRVTLSESDLSLPSEWVQVAAPAVLGAVMTALGAATFFPALRSSLPHSFASDVLGPRLGVEPSSPSTASAAALDPRVCLGSFAL, from the exons ATGTCCAAATGCACGTATAGTAGGGCTTGGGAAATGGCAGCTCCTACCTATTTTGAAGGTCACCCAATGCGGGAGACAGCCCCGCGAGTTCAGAGTAGTCAGTGCACTTCCCAAGCTCTGACTTTCCCTGCTGAACCAGGCGGTTCCCGAAGTAGTAGCCATGCATCGCAGGAGGTGAAATCTCGTCGGTTTGTGTCCCTCGAAGGCACATCGGATGTGACGTGTGCGCTTCAAAGATCCCGTGTGACTGCCTCGTCCACGCAAGGCCCACAGACCTCTTCTGACACAGCCTCTCCTTTGGTtcgcccggcggcggagggcgacacCGCGTTCAATCCCCTGAACCGCTCCTTTAGTTTCTCCACGTCGCCTCTGGAATGCCGGAAATTTCCCGCGTTCTTTTCACTTACGGACGGCGAATCGCTCGCAGACTCCGCGgagccttcgccttccgcctcacATCGGGATGAcgacagcgagcgcgacgacTTCCTCGGATCGACGCCGTATTgtccctccgcgcggctctcctcACCGTGCGCAACACTAGGAGAGGAGGCAACGGCCTCACGAGACAACTCGCCATGGTTTGGCGGCCTCGACGAGGACCAAGATACGAGCAGGAGTGCCTCTCTAGCCCTCGTGGATCTGGGAAAAACACTCACGAAGGACTCCTGGGATttcgaagcgcgaggcgggtcGCCTGCAACGGTCCTCGCGGTTCGAGACATTGAGCGCCTTGCAGGCGCGGCCAGGCACCACCTCTCGCTCGTCAAAAAGGCAGGATCGGATGAAGGAAGGGGCTGGGCTGCAGCGTTGCACAGTGTGCATGCCCTTCACAGAATCCACTCTACGGCGTCCGCTGGGGGGCGACCCGCTGCTCCAGGATCGCCCGAGGCCACAGCTGAGCTCTTCGAGGATCTCCTGCAGACGCttgaggcggcaggcgagacgctgctgcaAATGGAAAAGCAG GTGGCTCACCACGTACGGCGCGCCGAGATGTTCAGTGCGAGACTAGAAAAAGCTGTCGCCCATAATGACAGCCTG TATGCCGAGTCCGAACAACTCGAGCGTCGCCTCAGAGACGCGAGGGGAGAGGTTGAGGCCCTGCGGAGTCGGTGTGTGGCGCTGGAAAAGAAACCC GACTACCGCGAGCGCTTCCTTCAAAGCGAACAAGATCGCGCAGCTCTCGAGCGGCAGGTGAAGGGCCTGCGGGCGCAATTGGAGGACGTCCGTGTGGGAgcacagaggcagcagcgccggaaTGAAGAAATCATGGAGGAGGTGACGGGGATAAAAAAGCGCCtgcaggagagagaagaacaG CTGCTGGTGACCAAACGAAGCTTGAAGGGCGTGATGAAGAATTATTGGCACGCGCAGGAAGCTTCTGTGGCGGCTCAGGCCCTCGACAAGAGTAAAAGTCGTTCGTTCTTCCTCAGTGGCGGACAG CGCCCGCCTCCCCTtcacgcgtcgtcgctggcctCTTCGGGAGCCGAAGTTGCTTCGTTGGAAGgcgggtcgccgcctgcgtcgtcggcagCGGGTCCCCAGAAGTGTCAGAAGTGCGGGCACGTGTCTATGCCTCTCTTGAACGTCGAAGGCCTGCGACCCGTGGGAGCCCCCTCTGCCACCCGCGAccagcggggcggcggcagctcaaAGGAGCCCGTCGGAGCCGgaagcgagggcggcgccgagaacGCACGGAAGGTCAGTCGCCGAAAGATGGGCGTCGATGAATGTCTCGCCTCTTTCGCTTCGTTCTCAACCGCCGTAGACTccgcgcgagggggggggccgTCGTCGCACGGCGTAGAGCAGCCGTtccgcggcgaggggggcgtcgcccgccgggGTGAAGGGCCGCGGGAAGGAGAGGGCCAAGGAGAccctgcgaggcgccccgGCGGGGGCCGTCGCAACCCGTCACGTGTGACCGGACcagaggaggccgaggaaCTCGCGCGGCAGATCACCTCCTCGTCCTCAGTCTCTTGTGGGTCGTTCTTTCCGTGCGAAGACGCCTCCCGCGactcgaagaagaaagaggctgGGGACGACGAATGCACTTCCCCCCCCGAGGAGTCCCCTCAGTCTCTGTCTGGgggcctctgctgcggctgctggcgcgaGAATGCGCGGCTCAGGAGGGATGATGGCGAATGTGCGGAGATACCCCCCCTGGCCGTCTCGCTTTCCCCCCCGGCTGGTTCATCGCCTGTCTTCACGCCCGCCGTGTCCCTCCGGGCCTCGCTGCCCCCTCCCTCGAGCCCCTCCGCACACGCGCCGAAAGTCGTGCCGCTCTCTCGGCGCTACGGCTCAGTGGCTAACGCTCGAGGGGAGTCGGCGTGGAgacgtctcgcgcgtcgctcctcgcTTCTGCCGTCGTATTCGTCTGCCTGTTCGTTGCCTTCGGCGCCCTCCATGATCTTGCCTGAGCCCGGGCGCGCGTCCGTCCTTTCTGCTTTTGCTTCCGCgactctctcctcttttccGCAAGCGGTGCATctgcgaggcgagcagccgtcgccgcccttccAGCAGGGGGTCAGCAGATCTCCTGGCGATAttgcggaggcgggcgatgCGGCTTctgggcgcgagggcggcctgTTTGCAGAGGCCGCACCTCTTGCGTCGCCAGCGTACTGCACAGACCGAAACCAGACTGGGGACGCGCCCCGAGAGCCTTTGCTCAGGCCGTCGATGTTTGAAGAGTTGCTGCAGATGGGTCACTCGCTgactgcggaggaagagaagctGAAGCGGACTCTGGACGatctcctctctgcggtcgccgcgtcgccggtgTCGTTGGAAGACCTGGCCTCGAAGCAGCTCTCGAAAGACTGCTTGCTCAAGATTCTaaagctgcggcagcagaacGCAGCGAAGAATAAACTGTCCACAacgtgcgccggcggcttctTCTCACCCGTCTTGTATCCCCTCTTCTCGGTCGTCTTCAACCCCCAGAAGGCCCTCcacagcagcaggccgcggccgacTCATCGGCAGCTTCTCCTGGAGACGCTCAAGTCGCTTCCAACGACACTTGTGCGGTGCCTGGTCCCGGCAGCCTAcaggagcgacgacgaggagacgatgCTGAGAGCGGAAGCGGAGCTTCGCGGGAGCGCCAGAAGCCGGAGATCTCTCTCGAGCAAATCTGGAGCGGCAAACGACGACGTCGCACTCTCCTCGGCCTTGTCTCTCTTGTCTCTGCTcccgggcggcgccgtctggTGCGTCGTGAAGGCCTCAGCAGCGCAGCTCATCGAGTGCTGCGAGCGTTTCTTTGCCGTGAATCTGGAGAGAAAGCTGGAGACACACAGTCCGACTGAAAAGCAAAACGCCTCTCCTTTCCAAAAGACAGAGACGTCGTCAAACTCgctcgcggtcggcgcggaggcctctggGCCTGAGGCAGACTATTTGTCGCggaaaggcgaggaaggaaaacggcacagacgcccgcgcgtcACTCTGAGCGAGAGCGACCTTTCGCTTCCCTCTGAGTGGGTTCAGGTGGCAGCCCCCGCTGTGCTCGGTGCTGTAATGACGGCCCTTGGCGCTGCAACCTTTTTTCCCGCATTGCGTTCGTCCCTTCCTCACTCGTTCGCCTCAGACGTGCTGGGTCCCCGACTTGGCGTCGAGCCCTCCTCACCTAGCACCgcatcggcggcggccctcgACCCGCGCGTATGCTTGGGATCTTTCGCGCTGTAG
- a CDS encoding hypothetical protein (encoded by transcript BESB_053940), whose protein sequence is MFLKTVAATSVATLLLAGTAPLRSGATPDVLEFLSHSDSAVDYAATSAASTEDGVDAEPALAFTADQLQVMFEGLLEQEFPDELEKMAAKAMIEDAAQNADGNDADEEDLLNRLTANIASLMNDDIGESLVGEVEPNAGKGGLKDGWIVKGGVALLLKKNMAKKLRLIKILETFWLFVRMSKKYVPPQVPHPQPTTTSTHKPTTRVPPNKGHPSPPSHSSTTTKAPGQPSPAPSPPGNAPVPTGNSETTLFLNVAPLTLLNRICQGQREACAQVFAESLHSAIYAETQDPTFTKDRVKMGNVSPRGSGVTQIVIILRDGDMRYAKVLEKVMADVPKCNSEPSLPICQTMTGDTLAKNNVSPTVSSMRVVQ, encoded by the exons ATGTTCCTGAAAACagtcgcggcgacgagcgtcGCAACCTTACTTCTGGCCG GCACCGCACCACTGAGATCCGGAGCAACTCCCGACGTTTTGGAGTTCTTGTCACACTCCGATAGTGCTGTGGATTATGCGGCGACTTCCGCCGCCAGCACTGAAGATGGCGTcgacgcggagcccgccTTGGCGTTCACTGCTGACCAACTACAGGTCATGTTTGAAGGCCTCCTCGAGCAAGAATTCCCTGATGAGTTGGAGAAGATGGCAGCGAAAGCGATGATCGAAGATGCTGCTCAAAACGCTGACGGGAATGACGCTGACGAGGAGGATCTGTTGAACAGACTGACTGCCAACATCGCCAGCCTCATGAACGACGATATCGGCGAATCGCTCGTTGGAGAAGTTGAACCGAACGCCGGGAAGGGCGGCTTGAAGGACGGATGGATCGTGAAAGGCGGGGTTGCGTTGCTCCTGAAGAAGAATATGGCAAAGAAGTTAAGGCTGATCAAGATCTTGGAGACCTTCTGGCTTTTTGTGAGAATGTCGAAGAAATACGTTCCGCCCCAGGTTCCTCACCCCCAACCTACAACAACGTCAACTCATAAACCGACGACTCGCGTGCCTCCCAACAAAGGTCATCCCTCTCCTCCGAGTCATTCGTCTACAACAACAAAGGCTCCTGGCCAGCCGTCACCAGCACCATCTCCCCCGGGAAACGCACCGGTCCCCACTGGCAATTCCGAGACCACCCTTTTCTTGAATGTGGCCCCGCTGACGCTGTTGAATCGAATCTGTCAAGGGCAGCGTGAAGCGTGTGCTCAGGTCTTTGCAGAGTCGTTGCATTCTGCGATCTATGCGGAAACTCAAGACCCGACATTCACCAAGGACAGGGTCAAGATGGGCAACGTGAGCCCGCGAGGCTCCGGAGTCACGCAGATTGTGATTATTTTGCGCGACGGCGATATGCGCTACGCCAAGGTTCTCGAGAAGGTCATGGCTGACGTGCCCAAGTGCAACTCGGAGCCGTCCCTGCCTATTTGCCAAACCATGACTGGGGACACCCTTGCAAAGAACAACGTCAGCCCTACTGTCAGCAGCATGCGGGTGGTGCAGTGA
- a CDS encoding hypothetical protein (encoded by transcript BESB_053960), whose translation MGRASRFGGGNRRKSAGKAKKKGKKQGRKLDAEDLYYARLAEEAHVEEERKAKKKAEKAAKKKAKRGGEARGDEDLAEDFVFPQFEDRSGVEKKKGQGYFRQLNEDGRKKKTNSFSRLLNAFKSPALPRPGGKTNQTASAAANKKSDFESNHEETYEEEEGAEEGEGENEVANEEEGEENEQEEVEEEEEEGDEGEEAGEEEEEEGDEGEEAGEEEEEEGEEGEEAAEESDEGEEEGDGEEGEGEEGEDEEEAAQSIAETLARGDHAESSDEDEEFALDSVSPVATSSARLLGDAYYQAHYLPAPGQSLPFAPFDFFWTFEEAVASDASVMSRLSVQQRARVEEQKKNTPVELLHLQSSAFLMQQEAAKDRDASKCKQKECAAPSAAALLLGDEENEKEDEDDDDEEDVGGGAEGEQKGSGVVTREALVERQKSKRSRGRLGKLFVQPQGFAPYSAALPSNAAQAPASCADDAAVARGRGEKEGTSRAETRAAPLEHEAIAPRVSASSASSSLRAPSSYFEYVLSTAVPAAPFDAAVSSVYGLPSSLLTSLRRVLASPRFASHAGDLPVAFRSFKTRSLFHYLSSYLDISCAHQTDASSPSLRLLYSLHAVAHIWKARYRVSVHSNLIKRVANKSPEERRKILARLQEQQARMRKHGLESAQRGESESETERAEIGNENGNETAAGRGATAGEEAGAQPDGAVTPEQAEAVERQDATKEEAEALQPSEAAAAELPGNTGIGLGGEALLERKRMSSDGSEDAATAEDGKRRKLTSNAEQPAAAPGGETRTLGNEGPEDWLEDQVRDGGYTRPRILFLLPFRSAAKEVVDNIIALMPGIQQVLNRRRYEEEFGISREEEIEQDKNFATGNKPEDFVSLFRGNDNDRFRLGIRIAQKSIVLYSPFYASDILVASPLGLRMIVGVTGEEKREFDFLSSLELVVVDRADVISMQNWAFLKDCLAAINLPPVSYTSFDIRRLRPSLMAGVGASDRQTLVFSHGRDAKIQGLFKQFCSNRRGVLHLFDPSQAVYAASVLPCVACEDAEKKRAKKHKLKKLGGAVVRVSRSATSWENWLRCEEENEAQRVGECGLGGDKDDTSGWKEPRRAAAMLKSVVTRAGMTGAQQFFCKVSCSQFAKASGCILKHFTTRVLPSLQGEFNRALIVLPSYLDYCRLWRSLKDQNVEFVSCHEYTSNQNITRARQRFHRGEVPILVTTVRFLFYRRYRLQGADRILFLGPPSSPEVYIHLLLHSLPDQEGAKKQVASGIGVYGKTRDFVEEEAAQFSKSGAAMCFFTQYHCYAMERLLGVQKAFSVLQIPAGKVVAVK comes from the exons ATgggtcgcgcgtcgcgcttcggcggcggcaacCGCCGCAAGAGTGCCGGCAAGGCGAAAAAGAAGGGCAAGAAGCAGGGAAGGAagctcgacgccgaggaTCTATACTACGCGCGGctggcagaggaggcgcatgTAGAGGAAGAAcgaaaagcgaagaaaaaggcggaaaaggctgcgaagaagaaggcaaaacgcggcggcgaggcgcgcggtgACGAAGACCTTGCAGAGGACTTTGTCTTTCCGCAGTTTGAGGACCGCAGTGGcgtcgagaagaagaaaggccaAGGGTACTTCAGGCAGCTGAACGAAGACgggaggaaaaagaaaacgaactCTTTCTCGCGTCTCCTGAACGCCTTCAAGAGTCCAGCCCTCCCCCGGCCGGGCGGCAAGACCAATCAGACAGCCAGCGCGGCAGCAAACAAGAAAAGCGACTTCGAATCCAATCACGAGGAGACCtatgaagaagaggagggcgcagaagaaggcgaaggtgAAAATGAGGTAGCtaacgaagaagagggggagGAAAACGAGCAAGAAGAGgtagaggaggaggaagaagagggggatgaaggagaagaagcgggagaggaggaggaagaagagggggatgaaggagaagaagcgggagaggaggaggaagaagagggagaggaaggagaagaagcggcagaggaaagcgacgaaggggaggaagaaggagacggagaagagggagagggagaggaaggcgaagacgaggaggaagccgccCAGAGTATCGCGGAGACCCTCGCGCGGGGTGACcacgcagagagcagcgacgaggatgaGGAGTTCGCTCTCGATTCCGTGTCTCCTGTAGCCacttcgtctgcgcgtcttcttggCGACGCCTACTACCAGGCGCACTACTTACCAGCCCCTGGGCAGTCGCTGCCGTTTGCGCCGTTTGACTTTTTCTGGACTTTCGAGGAGGCCGTGGCCTCTGACGCCAGTGTGATGTCGCGGCTGTCTGtgcagcagagggcgcgcgtggaagagcagaagaaaaacacaCCCGTTGAGTTGCTCCATCTCCAGTCTTCGGCCTTCCTCATGCAGCAGGAGGCTGCCAAGGACCGCGACGCGAGCAAGTGCAAGCAGAAAGAATGTGCAGCGCCctcagctgcggcgctccttctgggagacgaagaaaacgaaaaggAAGATGAGGACGAcgatgacgaagaagacgtcgggggcggcgccgagggcgagcagaAGGGCAGCGGCGTGGTCACCAGGGAAGCGCTCGTGGAACGCCAAAAAAGCAAGCGGTCGCGAGGCCGACTGGGCAAGCTCTTCGTTCAGCCGCAGGGCTTCGCCCCCTACAGCGCAGCTCTGCCATCGaacgctgcgcaggcgcctgcgtcttgtgccgacgacgcggccgtcgcccgaggcagaggcgagaaagaagggacgtcgcgcgcggagacccgGGCGGCCCCGTTGGAGCACGAGGCTATCGctccgcgtgtgtctgcttcctcggcttcttcgtctcttcgcgcgccaTCTTCCTACTTTGAATACGTTTTAAGCACAGCcgtgcccgcggcgccgtttgACGCCGCCGTCTCGTCGGTCTACGGGTTGCCCTCGTCGCTTCTCacctcgctgcgtcgcgtgctggcgtcgccgcgcttcgcttctcACGCGGGCGACCTTCCCGTCGCCTTTCGCAGTTTCAAGACGCGGAGTCTGTTCCATTATCTGTCTTCCTACCTGGACATCTCGTGTGCCCACCAGACcgacgcctcgtcgccgtcgctgcggctgctttACTCGTTGCACGCCGTGGCGCACATCTGGAAGGCGCGCTACCGCGTGTCCGTTCACTCGAACCTGATCAAGCGCGTCGCGAACAAGTCGCCTGAAGAGCGACGAAAGATCCTTGCACGCCTgcaggagcagcaggcgcgcatgcggaaaCACGGCCTGGAGTCTGCTCAAcgcggcgaaagcgagagcgagaccgAGAGGGCTGAGATTGGCAACGAGAACGGCAACGAGACTGCCGCTGGAAGAGGGGCGACCgctggcgaggaggctggCGCGCAGCCAGACGGCGCGGTTACGCCTgagcaggcggaggcagtcGAGCGACAAGACGCGacgaaggaggaggcagaggctcTACAGCCGagtgaggcggcagcggcagagctCCCGGGGAATACGGGGATCGGACTGGGTGGCGAAGCTCTTCTGGAACGCAAGCGGATGTCCTCAGACGgaagcgaggacgccgcgaccgcggaggacggcaaACGTAGAAAACTGACCTCGAATGCAGAgcagccggccgcggcgccgggcggagagacgcgcacgctGGGCAATGAAGGCCCCGAGGACTGGCTGGAGGATCAGGTGCGAGACGGAGGCTATACGCGCCCGCGgatcctctttcttcttcccttccgctctgcagcgaagGAGGTCGTCGACAACATCATCGCCCTCATGCCAGGAATCCAGCAG GTGCTGAATCGGCGCCGGTACGAAGAGGAGTTTGGGATcagccgagaagaagagatcGAGCAAGACAAAAACTTTGCCACAGGCAACAAGCCCGAGGACTTTGTGAGCCTCTTTAGGGGTAACGACAACGATCGCTTCCGCCTCGGCATCCGGATCGCGCAGAAGTCGATTGTCCTCTACTCGCCGTTCTACGCGTCAGACATCCTCGTTGCGTCGCCCCTGGGCCTCCGCATGATTGTCGGCGTCACG ggcgaagagaagagagagtttgactttctctcctccctcgaGCTGGTAGTCGTTGATCGCGCGGACGTCATCAGCATGCAAAACTGGGCCTTCCTGAAGGACTGCTTGGCG GCGATCAACCTCCCTCCGGTCTCCTACACGTCCTTCGATATtcgtcggctgcggccgTCACTGATGgctggcgtcggcgcctcggaCCGCCAGACACTGGTTTTCTCTCACGGGCGAGACGCAAAGATTCAAGGTCTCTTCAAGCAGTTCTGCTCGAATCGCAGAGGCGTGCTGCACCTCTTCGACCCTTCGCAGGCGGTTTACGCGGCGTCGGTCCTGCCATGCGTAGCttgcgaagacgccgaaaaaaagagggcgaagaagcacAAGCTCAAGAAGCTTGGAGGCGCCGTAGTGCGCGTCTCGAGGTCAGCGACCAGCTGGGAGAACTGGCTTCGgtgcgaagaagaaaacgaggcgcagcgcgtgggCGAATGTGGACTGGGTGGCGACAAGGACGACACGAGCGGCTGGAAGGAGCCTCGACGAGCGGCTGCGATGCTGAAGAGCGTTGTCACGAGAGCCGGAATgacaggcgcgcagcagttCTTCTGCAAGGTCTCGTGCTCCCAGTTCGCGAAAGCTAGCGGT TGTATTCTGAAGCACTTCACCACTCGCGTGCTCCCCTCTCTGCAAGGTGAATTCAACCGGGCGCTTATCGTTTTGCCGTCCTATCTCGACTACTGCAG ACTGTGGCGGTCTTTGAAGGATCAGAATGTGGAATTCGTTAGCTGCCACGAGTACACGTCGAATCAAAATATAACTCGAGCCCGACAGAGATTCCATCGAG GTGAAGTCCCCATTCTGGTCACCACCGTGCGTTTCCTGTTTTATCGGCGATATCGGCTGCAAGGCGCAGACCGAATTTTGTTCTTGGGaccgccgtcttcgccagAGGTGTATATTCACCTTCTGCTACACTCGCTTCCTGATCAGGAAGGCGCGAAAAAACAGGTCGCTTCTGGAATCGGTGTGTACGGGAAAACACGGGATTtcgtcgaggaggaggccgctcAGTTCAGCAAATCGGGGGCCGCGATGTGTTTCTTCACACAGTATCATTGCTATGCCATGGAGAGGCTGCTCGGAGTGCAGAAGGCGTTTTCCGTGCTTCAGATCCCTGCCGGCAAGGTCGTGGCGGTCAAGTAG